In one Capricornis sumatraensis isolate serow.1 chromosome 1, serow.2, whole genome shotgun sequence genomic region, the following are encoded:
- the MAP6D1 gene encoding MAP6 domain-containing protein 1, protein MAWPCISRLCCLARRWNQLDRSDVAVPLTLHSYSDLESEEPVPGGVPSRRGPSPAGSRDPGRDVPLTQYQRDFGVWTAPSGSRDATQGRGPGASSRRAKPPATPCRGVYVLPIGDADAAAVATTSYRQEFQAWTGVKPSRSTKVKPTKVITTHSSGWDGSPRASFQAPEVRKKFAPNPSAIFQASAPRILNV, encoded by the exons ATGGCGTGGCCCTGCATCAGCCGCCTCTGCTGCCTGGCGCGGCGCTGGAACCAGCTGGACCGCTCCGACGTGGCCGTGCCGCTGACCCTGCACAGCTACTCGGACCTCGAGAGCGAGGAGCCAGTCCCGGGCGGTGTTCCCTCGCGCAGAGGCCCATCTCCCGCAGGCTCCCGGGACCCCGGCCGGGACGTGCCGCTCACTCAGTACCAGCGGGACTTCGGCGTATGGACGGCGCCCTCGGGGTCCAGAGATGCAACGCAGGGACGCGGACCGGGAGCAAGCAGCCGCAGGGCCAAGCCCCCCGCAACCCCCTGCCGGGGGGTCTACGTGCTCCCCATCGGCGACGCGGATGCGGCTGCAGTGGCGACCACATCATACAG ACAGGAATTCCAGGCTTGGACTGGAGTGAAGCCATCAAGATCCACAAAAGTGAAGCCCACCAAAGTCATCACAACCCACAGCTCTGGATGGGATGGCAGCCCCAGGGCCAGTTTCCAG GCCCCTGAGGTGAGGAAAAAGTTTGCCCCTAACCCCTCAGCCATCTTTCAGGCCTCGGCTCCCCGGATCCTCAACGTGTGA